Proteins from a single region of Schistocerca gregaria isolate iqSchGreg1 chromosome 3, iqSchGreg1.2, whole genome shotgun sequence:
- the LOC126354348 gene encoding neuropeptide F receptor-like: MGAAARQLVLPTLLGTAFPEAGAGAGAGADHAFLLEAHRNLTERIRNLTRVLSALNDSLDPRVLAQFSSNRKLDDPAAFCALVAAYSLLIAVGAAGNSLVVCAVVRKPAMRTARNMFIVNLAVSDLLLCLVTMPLTLMEILTKYWPLGRQPFVCKMLGTLQATSIFVSTISITAIALDRYQVIVYPTRESLQRLGAVVILVFIWIFSLVLALPMYLWRTLKHHDINLPDIAYISYCLEEWPIEHGRAYYSIFSLICQYLLPIVTVTVAYSRICHKLRYRFTSSSPVSHSKGGEATVESPLRVKSKEDRRLKRTNSLLYSIALIFCISWLPLNVFNVVLDLWYPFDSSQGETMIILYAVCHMMGMSSACSNPLLYGWLNENFRKEFREIASCACPCLPAARKSLRRCLDSLRRRASGDSRLRRETTANGSGPTAGKTAALLVTAQIGANGSAALTTRLVEAPAAGAGAGAWPRRDTDTDNGATGSLQPDTEMTVLSRA; this comes from the exons ATGGGCGCGGCGGCCCGCCAGCTGGTGCTGCCGACGCTGCTGGGGACGGCGTTCCCtgaggcgggggcgggggcgggggcgggcgcGGACCACGCCTTCCTGCTGGAGGCGCATCGCAACCTGACTGAGCGCATCCGCAACCTGACGCGCGTGCTCAGCGCCCTCAACGACTCGCTGGACCCGCGCGTGCTGGCGCAGTTCAGCAGCAACCGCAAGCTGGACGACCCGGCCGCCTTCTGCGCGCTCGTCGCCGCCTACTCGCTGCTCATTGCGGTCGGCGCCGCCGGCAACTCTCTGGTCGTGTGCGCGGTCGTGCGCAAGCCCGCCATGCGCACTGCGCGCAACATGTTCATCGTCAACCTGGCCGTCTCCGACCTGCTGCTCTGCCTCGTCACCATGCCGCTCACGCTCATGGAGATCCTCACCAAGTACTGGCCGCTCGGCCGCCAGCCGTTCGTATGCAAGATGCTCGGCACTCTCCAGGCCACTAGTATATTCGTGTCCACCATCTCCATTACCGCGATTGCGCTCGACCGCTACCAGGTGATCGTGTACCCCACCAGGGAGAGTCTGCAGAGGTTGGGGGCTGTCGTCATCCTCGTCTTCATCTGGATTTTCTCCCTAGTACTGGCCCTTCCCATGTATCTCTGGAGGACACTCAAACATCACGACATAAATCTCCCCGACATAGCTTACATTTCGTACTGTCTGGAAGAGTGGCCCATAGAACACGGTCGCGCTTATTACTCCATATTCTCGctgatctgtcagtacctgcttcccATCGTCACAGTCACCGTAGCGTACTCCAGAATCTGCCACAAACTGCGGTACAGGTTCACCAGCAGTTCTCCCGTGTCCCACAGTAAGGGTGGCGAAGCGACTGTCGAGTCCCCACTGCGCGTGAAATCTAAAGAGGATCGTCGCTTGAAACGAACCAATTCCCTGCTCTACTCCATAGCTCTGATATTCTGCATCAGCTGGCTGCCGCTCAATGTCTTCAATGTAGTGCTAGACTTGTGGTACCCGTTCGACAGCAGTCAGGGTGAGACGATGATCATCTTGTATGCGGTATGCCACATGATGGGCATGTCCTCGGCATGCTCCAACCCTCTGCTATACGGCTGGCTCAACGAGAACTTCCGCAAGGAGTTCCGTGAGATCGCCTCGTGCGCCTGTCCGTGCCTGCCGGCAGCGAGGAAGTCGCTGCGCCGCTGTCTCGACTCACTGCGCAGGCGCGCCTCGGGCGATTCGCGTCTGCGGCGCGAGACAACCGCCAACGGCTCCGGCCCTACTGCCGGGAAAACAGCCGCTCTCCTCGTAACAGCGCAGATCG GTGCCAACGGGTCGGCGGCGCTGACGACTCGCCTGGTGGAGGCGCCAGCGGCGGGTGCGGGCGCGGGGGCGTGGCCTCGGCGGGACACGGACACCGACAACGGAGCCACGGGCTCGCTGCAGCCCGACACCGAGATGACGGTGCTGTCCAGGGCGTAG